Within the Rosa rugosa chromosome 2, drRosRugo1.1, whole genome shotgun sequence genome, the region CTACCATACATAATATAGAGTAAAATATCTTGCATTCTAATTATCAAAAGGTTCTATAATACAAAGTTCTCCAAACTAGTGTACATTGCAGAACGAAAatcatttccataaaaaaaaaaagttcagatTATAGAGGACCATTATAAAATCCCGTATTGGGTTACATTTCTTTTAGACACAGATCTGACCTTCCTGCTATAACCATGTAGAAATAAACAGGATTCAATAATTCAAGATCATACAATGAGGCTGAGATCTCGATTCGATTCGATTCATTGAAAGGCTCAAATGAACTAACTAAACCAAAAATCCAATGACCATAACAAAAGGATAGGAATTGCATTGAAAGGCTTAATATTACCTTTCTTGGCCGGCGGTGTCCCAAATCTGGGCCTTGACGATCTTATCATCGACGCGAATGCTGCGGGTGGCGAACTCGACGCCGATGGTGGACTTAGACTCGAGGCTGAACTCGTTGCGCGTGAACCTGGACAGTAGGTTGGATTTGCCGACGCCGGAATCGCCGATCAAGACGACCTTGAAGAGGTAGTCGTAGTCGTCGTCCGACCTGTAGGCCATGTCTCCGCTGATCGAAATCCGAGGGCTGACTGATTTTACGGGTCTAATCGGCGCCGGGTCGGATCGAATTCGGTCGCCTGTGATTTATGAAGGGGAAGACCTCGGGCTCGGAGACATGGAcaaagaggagagaggagagaggagagagaagagagagaaaacaacgCTCTGGCGATAAATATGTGACGACGCTCTTAGATCCGTGTGGCCTGGTGAAGCCCAATTAAACAAAAACACTTCCCTCTTAACGCACGCGGTTTCGGTCGacaaaataaattttgaaatcaaattgtaattcggaaatgaaaagaaaaaaaaggaagaacttgtaaccaaaaaagaaaaaaggaagaactacttccatgttttttttttttttgaaaggtctACTTCCATGTTTAATAACATtccatttattttttaaacttACGATTTTACTCTttttatatgaacttgatgatcgttaagacattcaaaattacaatttacacgaacgaaccgaatctgtcgaaccagaaccgttcgtgtacattgttgtaatttgtagttttgaatgccttaatgatcatcaatttagctaaaattttgcagagatgatgtATACATtaaaacctaaaaactgaacggttaatatgtgaatatgtgatcaaaaagtggccaaaaactggaaatccgtatcTAAGCTTAGATAAGGAACATtaaaacctaaaaactgaacggttaatatgtgaatatgtgatcaaaaagtggccaaaaactggaaatccgtatcTAAGCTTAGataaggatgtccttagccaagaatgattgatacacacacacacactaatgGTTCCTAATAGTCTTCCCTCATCTCCAACCCAAAACATATCTCTTCCAAGTTCCAAGTTCTAACCAGATTATATAAATGAAGGTTTTGATTAATCTAAAAACACTTCTAattgaaattattttttttcttctaattactCTAATATTTACAAGAACTCAACATGAACCTCTCGCCCCTGTTACAAAAATGCCTATTTATATTTGCATAAGCTTCTAGCGTTGACTCAATTTTGATCGTTTGAAATGTGGGAAACAAAACTTTCAACAATATATCATCAAGCTTTGTTTCCACAAATTCAATTAGTTCTCTGTCgagaatttgaataaattcgAACAGAATTTTGAATGTGCATTTGCAAAAAACAGAGCAAGTCCCTCTCACTTTCTTTCTCTAAGCAACAACGAGCATCCACAACGTAATAGAACTCTGATCCATACATATGCACTGCACTCGCTGCTTTGTAAGTTAAGAGCTCCAAATCACCTGTTGCAAATAAAATCCAACAATACATCATTTTCGGCTATTTTGGTTTGAACAGATGcatgcaaaaaaataaaaataaaggtaCTTTCAGTCATTCCAATTTGAAGAgatgttggtttttttttttttcctctcaaaTGCATATTGTTAATAAAAAATGCTCGCTAAGTGATCCAGATTGAGATAACTGTGCAAAGCTTGCCTAGACAGAGATGAGCCTTCATTGTATAGAAACTGGGACAACTTGGGGATAAAGGTgatatatacctgctgcaatCTCTGATGCAAGAATATCATGGCTGAAGTGCCGCGTAGACCACCATCTACAGCGCAATTTCCAATTCTTTCCAGATTGTCCCTTTATAAATATTTTCGGGGTCTTATTGAAAGAAACAGAGTACCGTGGTTTATGTCCACCTTCATTTCCATTCAGACACACCGACATCCTGTCCTCTTCATACTGAGAAAGCTTCAGGAAACACATAGCATACTCTCTCCATGTGTTGTATTCAGCATTGGTGGCATCTAAATGCAAAGCTATcatttcaagcagggactcagGACTATAATTATCTGCAAAACATCGTAAGAGACATTTTGTTATAACAAGATATAATGAATTTAAATTATAATGCAGATCTACTTCTTGTTACATACAAAGATTAAACCTACTGCTTTGCAACTATTATAAAATTTATGGTATAGTAATGGAGAGTACACTCACGGTTAGATGGTTTTACAGAAAGTTTGCAATTTTCAAATTTTAGTTAATCTGTTAATCACAAAGATGGAAGACCGTAAAAGGACGAGATGTATTAATTATGAGTTACTAAAAACATAGACCCcacaaaatcaaagaaagagCAAATACAATTGGCAGGATTTTACGAAATGGAATCAAGTTATCCCCAGTGACCAAAATATTAGGTAACTCCGTGAGACATTTACTACCTGGCACACTTGGAAATGAGAAAAAAGCTCATacttcaagaaaataaaaaaatgaaaaagattgTTCAAATCAAAACTTAGTTTGGCAACCAGGAAAACAGCTATTCCCTCACTAATAGGAACATGGTTTCATTTCCCAGAATGTCCGAGTAAAAATTAACACAGCAAACTAGTAAAATTTTGATGGGTTCCTATCACTTCCAAACATTTGGCCGTCCAGGGGAGTTTAAAATTTAAACCAGACAGTTTTTACTCATTTGCTACAGAAACATTACATGACTGTAAACGTATCTTGGTTCCATGTCCTCAAAGTAATTTCAAAGACAATTAGTAATCACATGAATGCTAAATAGTGAACAGACTAGTCTTTAAGTATGTAATAATGATCTTCTACCTGATTGGAACTTGGAACAAATATGGACTTGACTATTGTTTCTCCTAGACTATGTATAGGATTAAACTGAAAAAGAATATGTACCATTTTGATGCAACAGAACAAGCTTTTCCAATGAATCGCAACATGTAGGATCCTTCCTTAAGTTTTCCTCCAGACAAGTGGAAAGCACAGGTTTGTTATTAGAATCAAATTGCTGCAGAAGACTAGACCTTAATCTGTCCAACATGTAGACATTAGAGCATAAGTACCcttcataaatcataagcaaCGTGAGCATGAACTAACTAGCATGAGtagaaaattttaaaaattctcATGTACATAACTAAAGCAACAAAAATTAGGAAACATGTGGAATTAAGGTAGTATCTGCTCTATTGAATGAGCATTGTATAGGCATTCCATAGGATATTCCAGTGTTttattgatgaaaaaaaataaaaaaaggaatcaCCAGTTTCACTAAATTTtcatcaaaataataatattaattatGATCCTTGCCAAATTTCAATTCTTCCTAGTTTACCGTATAATTCTCcacaaatatattttattttgatttcattCTAATATAAACCTGCTTCCATTACATTACAATGTCCATTTTAACAAACAATCTCCACCTAACTTATGCTTGTTATATATCATCAAAATTGATCAAACTGCCAAGACCATATTTCACATGAAAAACCACCAAAGTTTTGAACAGTGGCAAATCCAGAGTTAATGCTCAGGCTAGTTTGAAGACAAGGAAATTTATCATGCAAACTCATATCGAATCTCAATAATCTATCAGAAGTTGTAATGCAATTGGGTGAGATAATCTGGATGACAAAATGGAGATTCAGTGTTTTATATAAGCCAATTTTTTATGAAAGAAGCATTATCTCAATTTTGGTTTTGGTCATGATAATACCCATCAGCCTAACATCATCAAATATCATTAGTCTGTTGGTAATCGTCAAACTCTTAATAAATCAACTCCTGGGATCTACTTTCTACTGTTCAGAGAACCAAACATACCTGGTCTAATCTAATTACAAGGAAACCAGATTGCCAGTCATTATAAAAAGCGCAGAGGTGTGTCCCGGCCGGTTTAAATGAAGTGCGCCTTTACCTAATGAAACTTCTTTTCTGTGAATGTAaagttttgttttcaaataagtTGTGCCTCCACCCATATGGTACATAGGACTATAGGAGACATTTCTAACATTACTTATTTCAAGTTTACTGGTTTTATATTCTATTTTTCTACAATAACTCTCGCCTTGTAAGGACACACTATTTTCCGACTGAGAAGTGCATCAACTTTTAACTCCCACTGTACTACGTTCAATACTATCAAGTATCGACCTACCTCCCAGACCACCCTGGAAGTAACAATAGCAGTCAAACCCTCGGGtaaaaagttatatatatatatatatatatatatattgctttcACCTTTTATCCCTTTTTTCTAGAATCAAACTACCAAAAcataatttccttttttgtattttcactCTTTACAATTAACTCTGAGAAGTAAAGATAGAAACAAAGTTGGCAGATAAAGTAGTACCGAGTAGGCAGCGCTGAGTTTGAAAAATTACAACAATATTCAATCTCATCTAGGGCCTCTTTAACTTGACCTCCAATCAGCAACAGCTGCCAcacacaaaaaagaagaaaaaatgaaaaaagacgAAAAGAAAAAGAGCCTGAGAGTATAAAATACATGAATTCTAGTACGTACTATAAGCTATAAgcttgtaagttgtaactaTATCAGTAGATGCAACGATGAatgctcttttcttttccagcaTCCAGTGAATGCTCTTATATTCCTCATTAAAAACAGATTTTACAGGGGAAGTCTATTGAGTATTTTCTCAATAAAAATATCAGACTAATGGTTGCACGTACATTAACCCAAAATTCTAACAGGAAGACCACAAAATTTGCATGTATATTTTCACAGAAATCAAATAAAGATAATGTTACTTCTTCACTAAAACAAGTGCTCACCTGTATCAAAGGATGTAAGGCTACCAATACCGGGGGTGAAGAGTGAAGAGCATGTCGTAAGTACTTCACTGCATCCTTGTAATAGTCATTAAAAATATTCTTATCTTCATGATTATCGAGAGACTCTGGCAATCGTATGGGCAGTAACAGTGACTCCAACCCCTCTGGCATTATGAATGACAAATCCAGTATAAATATAAGTCCATGAACTAGTAACAAATAGAACACAGATATATGAAGCTAATAAAGTCCTAAGAATATCTAGACTACACAAATAAACAGAGAGGCATGCACGCgcaaacacacacacactagaTTTGGTTTGGTTATCCATGAACTATAATGCATTTGGTTTTCATTTTGTTGAATTCCAAATTTTCGTAAGGAAGATGTCATCCTGCACTCTTATCCATTCTTTACCACTCGCTGCTTCTATCCCTTATCAGTTATTATCAATAGATGGTATTTCTGAAAAACTTGAAATAGAAGGAGCTGAAGATGACACTTTTATAGTATGGATAACAGCTCCTTTTAAATATACTGGAATATCGAAGCTACTACAATCAGTATCTGATAATCGTGCAAAGACTCTACTAGAAAATTTGCATTCGATGAGCAATGTAaacaaacaattaaataatCCAAAACTAAATTAGAGAAGTCGTTCATTTCCCCTGATGCACATAGACCAGTAGAGGGACAAGCCATATTTTTCCTTATACAAAGAAATCCAATTATTAAACGCAATAACTACTTCAGTCAGAATGAAGGAAATTTTATTCTTACCAAGTTCAGAGAAAATGGGAGCATACTGCATTTGACCACCATGATCAGATAAAGCAGCTTCATCTTCTGAATTTTCAGCAGAGTCCGCATAGAAATTTTGGGTCTCAAATTTCGGTGGAGAAATTTCTACTTCCATGTCATCAACCTCCACAGAGATCTCTCTATGTAAGCCACTGTCAGCATCAACAGCAACAATAGGTGGTACATTCTCTACTTTATCATTCATGACAGAGGTGCCTGAATCACAATGAATGGCGCTACCAGCCTCGTTACTGTTAATAGAGCCATGCCCCTCTGAGCCTGCAACTAGTTCATTTGATTCCCTAGTGTAAAACTGGTCAGCCTCCCTCCACTGCATCTCTTTTGGGAGCTTGGAATACCACAATTTCTGGAATGTCAATCCGACAATCATATTTCGAAGAGGGTCATTTCGAAAACCATTTGGTTGCATGatactggaaaaaaaaatgaaaagcaaaTTCATTCAGAATTTCAGATGATGTATATCATATGGTATTGCCTTAGAGATGCCATTTGCAGCTAAAGTAAAAGTAAGTAATTTGACAAACTCCTTTTGCTTACACCAATAGTCTTCCCTCAAATATTACATTATAAAAGATGAAAAtaacaaacaataaaataacttcatcaaaaaaaaaaaaacacgaaaagaaaaaagatgattATTCCACATATAGTAAATAGTATCAAGGGAATGCTAACTATATGAAGTGAAAACAGAAACAGATTATGGCATACTGGGGCAAAAACACgttgaaaacaaaattataaatatacataattacatatacatTCTTATAACATGGTCCATAGTACACTAGAAACCTCATTCTCAGACAAATCGATTTGGAACAGTACTTAACTGGCTTGCAGAACAAAAAAGAAGCAAGCTTTTAAGTTAAGAATCAGAACAAGACACCAAAACTACTCTAGCAATAatgaaacagaaacaaaatagaTTTCTAAAATGTTCCGGCTACATTAGACTTCTACATTACGAAAGCAGGGTATtctgattcaattcctcacTCAAGCACAGTAAACCATTACAGTAGCAAATTTTTGCAACCAGTCAACCCAAAAATAACAACCTTACCCGAAAGCACCGGCTTCAGCTTCCATAAGATTCCCTTTTGCAAGGGAGAGCGAGATGCGCTCAAGTTCAACAGCATGTCTGTACTGCACAAAAGCAAAAACCTTCATGGCTGAACAAATACCGAAACCATGTGCATAAGTAAAACACAATGCAAATACTCCATACCTCTTCTAACTCTGCCttcatcttaccattcttcttctcCCAAGCTTCAAACACATTCTTAATCCACACCTCCTTGGAGTAATTACCAGGCAAACGCTCCTCCTTTTCCATCTCAGACAACCGCTCCACCATTTCCAGCAAAACCTAGCCCCCAATCCCAACAAACACAACCATCACATTGTCAATTTCACCCCAAAattattcaaattcaaaaccagGGGGCTAAACTAAACTCATTACCCAATACATGAAGCGGTTGTTCGCCGGCGACCTGTCGCTGGCTCCGCCGCCGAGCAACACGCTGAGGACGCCGCTGGCGTCGACC harbors:
- the LOC133728103 gene encoding uncharacterized protein LOC133728103, producing MAESPIPESDHNIPIIPESRKRKYTDDGDEAAPSGHLKRIVLSLSKPSTLLDIGATKPRAVHRAKLEKLLRKLVIHHNWVDASGVLSVLLGGGASDRSPANNRFMYWVLLEMVERLSEMEKEERLPGNYSKEVWIKNVFEAWEKKNGKMKAELEEYRHAVELERISLSLAKGNLMEAEAGAFGIMQPNGFRNDPLRNMIVGLTFQKLWYSKLPKEMQWREADQFYTRESNELVAGSEGHGSINSNEAGSAIHCDSGTSVMNDKVENVPPIVAVDADSGLHREISVEVDDMEVEISPPKFETQNFYADSAENSEDEAALSDHGGQMQYAPIFSELEGLESLLLPIRLPESLDNHEDKNIFNDYYKDAVKYLRHALHSSPPVLVALHPLIQLLLIGGQVKEALDEIEYCCNFSNSALPTRLRSSLLQQFDSNNKPVLSTCLEENLRKDPTCCDSLEKLVLLHQNDNYSPESLLEMIALHLDATNAEYNTWREYAMCFLKLSQYEEDRMSVCLNGNEGGHKPRYSVSFNKTPKIFIKGQSGKNWKLRCRWWSTRHFSHDILASEIAAGDLELLTYKAASAVHMYGSEFYYVVDARCCLEKESERDLLCFLQMHIQNSVRIYSNSRQRTN